The sequence caaaaaaaaaaattgtttattgaCTTAAATTGGCGGATAAAgttttttactaaaatattacttaattttgtttttagtaTCAAcaataaaatttgatttttcaatgTGTTAACACACACGTGTTAGGATAATATTGCTTCATAATATTATTAAcgataaaaaaaagaatagttTTGAAAAATTGTATGGTGCATCCATATTCTTAATTTTAACATCTATTAGAAATTAGTTTTAGAAAATTAttgcaatttttgaaaaatttcaagaaaaattcaatacttttttttaaaataaatataaaatttttattaatttatcaaaTCAATCAAAGATAAGATTGTATCTCGACAGAAACATAACCCCTATTAAACACTCGATTTGAGAAAGAACAAAATATTCTAACAAGATTATGAGCAATTATGTTAGCAGAccgtttaataaaaaataaagaaatattatttaaaaatgcaaaaaatttACGACAATCTTCTATAATAACTCCAAAAAAAAGAAAGCATAAATAATGTATTTCGAATAGTTTAGACTACCACTAAACAATTTGATTACATCTCTACTTTTCGTCTTAGTTGAGTTTTAATTTGGTTTAGCGCTTCTTTTATACCAATTGCTTCAACTAAATTCGGAATGTCTATACCAGCAAAATTACCGATTTAGCCATCACTACTTTCCCTTGAGAGTTTCGAATGACTATGCCATAACTAAATATTGTTCAATCACAGAAAATAACGGCATCAACAATATGGCGTACCAAACGATCATTTATGGTTGAAATATattaatgatgataatgaatcTGAGAACAATACACCTTGAACAACTCTCTCAAATTACAAAGAAACCTCACACTGCGAGTCTTGAGATCAACACACTCAAGCTCAATTTAAAACCCTCCAATTCTAAGAAATTACAATCTAATAAGAATGAAAAGGAAATGAGATATTTATACTTGGGTACAGAACTAACTAACAAGCAAAATATTAAAAACAGAAACTTAACTAATTGCTAACTAAAAGCTGATTTGTCCATTCCAAGATGCAGAACCAATGAAGCTCTGCAACCCCATCAAATAGTAGTGATCAAGTGGCTCGAACCACAAATTAATAAAAAGACAGAACAAAAAACTTGATAGTAATTTTCAAACAGACACAAATGCAAGGAATTCTTTGTCAGTTTCAAGGTTAGCCATGTCATTTCTGCTTAAGCTGATATAAGCTTCTATCCCATCACCTGATTTGGTGTCTAAAAATGTAACCACATTGTTGCACCACAAGGGAGCCAACCCAACCCAAGTAGGCTTTCCCCACCCAAAATCTGATTCGTACAGAGGAAATCTACACCAACTGCTAACACTAAGAGCAACTGTTGTCTCTCTTTTTAATAACCCTTTACCACTTTTCTTCATAAATTCCAAATGTTGGGTTCCTTCTTGTAGATTTTTAATGTACTTATCATCAATATGACTCAACTCTTCTCTCATCTGTTTTATGATCTGATCATCATTCTTTTCTGATCCAACAGCTTTAATTATTACAAATCGATAAAGATTTCCAAACGAGGATTCAGAGAGTGAAGGCTCAAACCTCGTTCGAAGATTCACTAGCTGAACCATAGCATAAGATGTTTTGGAATAATCCACTTGCAATCGAGTAACAGCCACAAAACGATTCCATATGAATGTAGACAAAGCCTCAACACGAGAAACATTACTAATGTTAACATATTTTTGTTTAAGATTTTGTATGGTTGAAGCATTGAAAACAAACCTTTTGGAGATAAAATTGTTCTTGTTTTCAACATCAACTCGAGGGTTGAACCCGGATATGTTCTTGGGAGGAAATAGCGAAGCTGCTTCGAATTGTGGCGGTAGGCATGCGAATGAGGCATCGCCACGAGATATGGCGGCCCATTTGTTGAGGAACATGAAAAATGATAAGCCATCAGCAATGATATGAGAGATGGATGATCCAATAGCTATAGAGCCACAACTAAAGATGTTGATTTGGATGCCAAGGAGTATTTCGGAAACCCCATGATCGGTTTCGAATGGAATTAAGTTGTTAAGTTGAATTGGATCAATGGGGTTTTGAGATAGGAACTCAGATAGATTACAATTGAGTAGTTTTGCTTCAATGAAAGGGACTCCCATGTCATTGCATTCTATGCAAGAAGCATTCTTTTTGAGTCTTCCTGCAAGTGGATAAAATAGTGTAAGTGCATGAGACAAGGATGTCTTGAGATTGTGTAATAATATTTCAACACCACCAATAATATTAATGTTATTATAGAACATAACACAATTGGTGTAAACTGCAGGAGATAATTGATCAAGAAAGGAGAGTTGGTAAGTGGTAAGGTGATTTGGAGTTGGGTTATTAGGTTTGATCATCTCTTTGGACACTATATTTACTTCCATCTTCATCATATGTAATCTTAACTAATTGAGTTTATAAATTGCTTTGGTATTTGCCTCGTCGATCTCTTTGCagcacacacatatatatatatacccttTTAAAAGAGATGCATTACCCTTATCTTATAAAAAACAGATCGACATGTTTATTTCACATgcttataatataaaatagtgaACCGTGtaacataatataaaattatttcgaATATCAAAGCAAATAAAAATGCGTATTCCTTGTAAAtaagtgcattgtagaatttttgtatattatatatgcccTTGCCTTGTCTCatttttcctcttttaaaatatatccCATTATATCCGGCACTGCATCTGCATGATCTCTTATATAATTATAGTTTAGTAGAACAGCTATTAAACATTATTACATTATTGGTAGTTGAAAAtaggattatatatatatatagtatattacTATTAGCACGTATTAGCACAATCATTTGCCCATGTATTAAGCTTTACAagtacaatatattatttgtaattTATTCGAATGCTGTTAGAAAATTTTATATCGTTAAAACGTGaaaagataatagaatatataaaatTGATGAACTAAGTAAATATGcagttctttattattattattattgtatgttGAGTGAGTAATtggatttaaattatttaaaacaaGCAAGGTAGTCACATGGCCAACTCACATAAATGTAGCATTTCTTAATGGCTCATCAACATTACTCTTGAGTTAATGGCGGATTACATTAAACCAGAGAAAAGAAAAGTAAACAGAGAATCCAATATCACATGGTAGCAGTTCGATGGtgcaaaaggaaaaaagaagaaaaacaaacaacaaaacaagtgccatctaacctaattaaacagAAATAAATCGAAGAAGGGGAAAATCCGTATCAGCCATCTGCCTTCTCATGGAGCAGGGAGCTGTTGAAATTGGACGAATTGAAGTAGCTAAAGTTGTTGTACTGATTCGCCCATTGAGCCATATTATGGGCCACACAGTTATAATTTATAAGAATTATTGGACAACATTGTTCCACATGGATCAAATGTAAAAATATCgagtcatatataagaacatggatCAGTCCACTCATCACCAATTGGTTTTAAGATAGAAACTC is a genomic window of Cannabis sativa cultivar Pink pepper isolate KNU-18-1 chromosome 9, ASM2916894v1, whole genome shotgun sequence containing:
- the LOC115721818 gene encoding stemmadenine O-acetyltransferase produces the protein MMKMEVNIVSKEMIKPNNPTPNHLTTYQLSFLDQLSPAVYTNCVMFYNNINIIGGVEILLHNLKTSLSHALTLFYPLAGRLKKNASCIECNDMGVPFIEAKLLNCNLSEFLSQNPIDPIQLNNLIPFETDHGVSEILLGIQINIFSCGSIAIGSSISHIIADGLSFFMFLNKWAAISRGDASFACLPPQFEAASLFPPKNISGFNPRVDVENKNNFISKRFVFNASTIQNLKQKYVNISNVSRVEALSTFIWNRFVAVTRLQVDYSKTSYAMVQLVNLRTRFEPSLSESSFGNLYRFVIIKAVGSEKNDDQIIKQMREELSHIDDKYIKNLQEGTQHLEFMKKSGKGLLKRETTVALSVSSWCRFPLYESDFGWGKPTWVGLAPLWCNNVVTFLDTKSGDGIEAYISLSRNDMANLETDKEFLAFVSV